The Neorhizobium sp. NCHU2750 genome contains the following window.
AAAGCGCATTGCAACGATCCTTGCCAACACGTCGGGCAAGGGTGCCCAGACGATGACTTCAGAATATGAAATCATGCGGGGCGACATTGTCCGCCTTCTCTTTGATGCGACTAAGGATGGGGTCGAATATCGCTTCGGCCGATCACTGGAAAAGTTTGATCAGGATGACGAGCGCGTGATCGCCCATTTCTCTGACGGGTCCTCGGAGGAATTCGGTCTGCTGGTGGGCGCGGACGGACAAGGTTCACGTATTCGCACCGCCCTCACGGGGCCGGACATCCCGCAACCTTATTTCCGGTTTGGAATCCACATGGCTTATTGGTTCATACCTCGCATCGCATCGGACACCAGCATTCGAGACACATATCAGGCGCCCGGTGGACGCATGATCATGCGCCGCAGCCATAATGAGACGGAAACGCAGGTTTACTTTTTCATGCAGTCGAGTTCGGAGGAGGCATCCAGAATACACCGCGCGACGCTGGAGCATCAGAAGAAGTTTTGGGCAGAGCGCTTTCAGGACGCTGGTTGGCAGGTTCCTCGATTCATCGAGGGGATGCAGACTGCCAGCTTCTTTTACTCGCAGGAGGTCGTTCAGGTCCGGACCGACCAATGGTCGAAGGGCCGCACCGTTTTGGTAGGCGACGCTGCGCACTGCGCCTCGCCCTATAGCGGCATGGGGGTGTCCGGCAGTCTCGTGGGTGCCTATGTTCTCGCAGGCGAGATAAACAAAAATCCCGGTAATCTCGGGGCTGCATTCGCAAATTACGACCGCGTGTTACGACCTTTCGTCGACAAAATTCAGGATGTTAACCCGCGGCTGCTCAGGCTCGGCATGCCCCGCACCCAGCTTGGCATCAAGCTGTTTCAGGGTGTCACGGCGCTCGCGACCGCGCTTCACATTCCTGGCCTGGTTGCGAGTCTCGCCTCGGAAGATAGGGGGGGAGGTTGGCGCTTGCCCTCATACCCCAACACCGATGTCTCCTATTCATCGACCTAAAAAGCGAAGCCTGAAGGTTCGCTATTGATATTCCTGCAATCCGATCCCTTTGCGGCGCGTTGTCTGGATGGGCAAAGAGATCTCGCGTATTGACGACCGCAATTGCCGCTTTACGGACACCCCGCGCCGCTTCTGATTATCGCGCGTCTTTCCTCGCTCGGCGATGATCCGCTCTCGACCGAACGAGAGCGCCCCGATGTCGAACTCCAACGATCCCCTGTTGCAGCCGTTTAACCTCAAGCATCTGCGGCTGAAGAACCGCATCATGTCGACCGCCCATGAGCCGGCCTATTCCGAAGACGGCATGCCGAAGGATCGTTATCGGCTCTACCATCTGGAAAAGGCCAAGGGCGGCATCGCCATGACGATGACGGCGGGGTCGGCAAGCGTTTCCGTCGACAGTCCGCCGGCCTTCGGCAATCTCCTGGCCTACAAGGACGAGATCGTGCCCTGGCTGAAGAAGCTCGCCGACGACTGTCACGAGCATGGCACGGCGGTGATGATCCAGCTTACCCACCTTGGCCGCCGCACCAACTGGAACAAAGGCAACTGGCTGCCTGTCCTGGCGCCATCGCCGATCCGCGAGCCCGCCCACCGCGCCTTTCCGAAGGAGATGGAGGACTGGGATATCGAGCGGGTCGTCAAGGACTATGCCGATGCCGCCGCCCGCATGCAGGAAGCCGGTCTCGACGGTATCGAGATCGAGGCTTACGGCCATCTGATGGACCAGTTCTGGTCGCCCGCCACCAATCGCCGCGACGACGAATTCGGCGGCTCGCTGGACAACCGGCTACGTTTTTCCGATCGCGTTCTGACGGCCGTGCGCAAGGCGGTCGGCGAAAACTTCATCGTCGGCATCCGCATGGTGGCCGACGAGGACTGGGACAGGGGCCTGTCGCGCGAGGAGGGGATCGAGATCGCCAGGCGGCTGGTCGCCTCGGGCAATGTCGATTTCCTCAACGTCATTCGCGGCCATATCGATCACGATGCGTCGCTGAACGATGTCATCCCGATCCAGGGCATGCGCGCCTCGCCGCATCTCGATTTCGCCGGCGAGGTGCGGGCTGCGACGAAATTCCCGGTCTTCCATGCCGCCCGTATCGCCGATGTCGCAACCGCACGGCATGCGATTGCCGAGGGCAAGCTCGACATGGTCGGCATGACCCGCGCCCATATCGCCGATCCGCATATCGTCAGGAAGATCATGGCAGGCGCGGAAGCCCGCATCCGCCCCTGCGTCGGCGCCACCTACTGTCTCGATAGAATCTATGAAGGCGGCGAGGCGCTCTGTATCCACAATGCGGCGACCGGCCGCGAGGCACTGATTGCCCACGAGATTGCGCCGGCAGCAGCAGTGCGCAAGGCGGTGGTGGTCGGTGCCGGCCCGGCAGGGCTTGAGGCGGCGCGGGTTCTGGCCGAACGCGGCCACAAGGTCACGGTGCTGGAAGCGACCGGCGAGGCCGGCGGCCAGGTCAATCTCCTTGTCCGCAATCCCCGCCGCAAGGAAATGATCGGCATTGTCGACTGGCGACTTGCAGAACTCGAACGCCTCGGCGTCGAGATTCGCTATGATGTCTATGCGGAGGAAGGCGATGTCCTGTCGCTGGAGCCGGACCTCGTCATTGTCGCCACCGGCGGTTTCGCGCAGGTGCCGGAACTCGACGAGGGAGAGGATCTCATCACCTCGAGCTGGGATATTCTGGCCGGCACGGCAAAGCCGCAGGGGCCGGTCCTACTGTTCGACGACAATGGCGGCCATCCCGGCATGAGCGCCGCCGAAGTCATCGCCACCTCGGGCGCCACGCTCGAACTCGTCTCTCCCGAACGCTTCTTCGCGCCGGAAATGGGCGGCATGAACCACGTGCCTTATGCGAAAACTTTTGCCGAGAACGAGGTGACGGTAACGATCAATACAAGGCTGAAGGCGGTGCGCCGCAACGGCAACAGTCTGACGGCAGTGCTCGGTTCGGACTATTCGCCGGTCACCGTCGAGCGGCAGGTCGGCCAGGTCGTGGTCGAACATGGCACGGCGGCCAATGCCGATCTCTTCTTTGCCCTGAAACCCCTGTCGAGAAATCTCGGTGCGGTGGATTACGCAGCCCTGATCGCCCGTAGCGAGCCTTTGCCGCAAAAGCAGCCTGAAGCGGGTTTCGATCTCCTGCGCATCGGCGATGCTGTTTCAAGCCGCAACATCCATGCTGCCATCTATGATGCGCTGCGCCTCTGTTCGCTATTGTGAACATGAAAAGGGCGACACCGCGGTGCCGCCCCTGATCATCATGCCAGCCATTGGCGATGGTTCGCCCGTTCCGGGCAGCGCTCAGAGCCTTACTGCTTGGGCGCTGCCGTCGACGAGTTCGTGTCGTCGCCATTGGTGGATGGTGTAGTCGAAGGCGCGGAAGTCGCCGGCGTGGCCGATGTCGTCGAAGACGTCGTCATCGAATCCGTGCCGTCCTTCATATCGCGAAGCGCCTTGAATTCCGGTGCGGCCTTCAGCGCGTCTGCCGTCTCCGTCGTGGTCAGACGAACCTCGTTGCTCTTTGCATCGCGTGCCATGGTCACCTTGTCGATCGGCAGGGCGACATTCTTCTCGCCGATGCCGAGGAAGCCGCCGACGCCGACCACGGCCGCGACGATGCCGCCGTTCTCCTGCAGGATCAGGTCGTTCACGTCACCGATGCTCTCATTGTCGGCATTGTAGATCGACTTGCCGATATAATCATTGGCGCTGACCTGGTCTTTCGACTGCTGGGTCAGGAAGGCTGCATCGCCCATACCCGACCTGTCGGTCTTAGGCGCAGGTGCCATGCCGTTCGGCTGGGCTTCAGTCGTCGGTGCTGCCGGTGTGGCGGGCGTCGTCGTGCTGGTCTGCGCAAAAGCCGGCGCAATCGCGGTGGAGGTCAAAAGAGCGGCGGCAATGATGGCGCCAAGGGTCTTGTTCCCGAACTGGGCCTTGTTCCCGGTGGTGTTCGTCATGGTGATCCTGCCTCTTCAGTTTGTTATCGTTCCATCGATAGGCTGCCGCCTTTGACCGGGTGGTCCCGGGTGGTCATTGCGGTGGCGGCTCGATAGTCAAACAAAGCTGGGCAGGTTCGGTTCCCCGCGGCATCGTTTTTTTGCCCGGCCATTTTCCGGTCTGGCGCCATGCCTGTCCCGTTCTCATGCCGCCGGGACAGGCCGTTTCGCGTCCTCAGGGAAGATAGGCCGGGTCGTATTTCGCCTTGGCGCCGACATCCAGAACGAAGGTCGCACCGGCCATCGGATCGGCGGTGCGGCTGGCCTCGTCGAGCCCTTCCCATGCGGAGGTGACGGCGATCCGGCCATTGTCGATAAAGGCCGGGCAGGTCGTTCTTTTGGCCGGAAGCTGGTAGCGCTGGATGAAGCTGCCATCGGCGCTGTAATGATCGAGCGCCGCCTCGCCCCAGCGGGCATTCCAGATATGCCCGTCGGCATCGCAGATCGACCCGTCGATCCCGCCCGCATCGGCGCTTCCGTCGATAAACAGCGTTGGCTTGCCGCTGGGAAGGCCGGTTGCCGGATCGACCGCGACCGTCATCATCTTGTTGGCCCGCGTATCGACGAAATAGGCAGTGGCGGCATCCGGCGAAAAGCAGATCGAGTTCGGGATGCTCACCGTATCGAACAGTTTCGTCACCACGCCTCTGGCCACGTGATAGATCGCGCCCGCGCCGTCGGCCGCAGTTCGCCCCATCGTGCCGATCCACAGGCTGCCGGAGGCATGCATGCGCCCGTCATTGGAGCGGTTGCCATCGCGGCCCGGTTCGATCTCCCCATGCGGCGTCAGTTCGCCGGTGGCCCGGTTGCGGATGAACAGGCCTTTGTCGCTGGCGATCAATTGCCGCCCGGAATCGATGCGGGCAACGACGCTTGCCATCACCGGCAGGGAGAACGCCGACTGTGTGCCGCTTGAAAGCTCCAGCGAATAGATCTCCTTGCCGAGAATGTTGCACCACCACAGCGTATTGGTCTCGGCCTCGAAGCTTGCTCCCTCGCCGAGTTCGCACAAAGTCGAAGACAGAACGCTGCCCTTGAACGGATGAATGGATGCCACGTCTTCCTCCTTGAGATGCGCAGCGAAGCTGGCGGATCGCCACGGGGCGTCAATTCGCCACATCCGCTTGCGCCTGTCCACTGCTTCACAGCCCGAAGTAGATGATGCACATCAATTTATTCGGCGCCATCGCTTGTGTTCCGCGGTCGCAGGCACTCCAACCGGCCCCGGCATTGCGGATAAAACTGTTGGCGAGGCAAAAAATTAACATCTCCTTTAAGTCTGCAGTGGAAGCTCTCGCCGGCAAGACACGCGACGCGGGAAG
Protein-coding sequences here:
- a CDS encoding FAD-dependent monooxygenase yields the protein MTKLNPADRLKILICGGGIAGPALAFWLVRAGHQVTVVERFPALRATGAQVDLRGQGIDAARRMGLLDAIRSKLVDEPGVAFVNARGKRIATILANTSGKGAQTMTSEYEIMRGDIVRLLFDATKDGVEYRFGRSLEKFDQDDERVIAHFSDGSSEEFGLLVGADGQGSRIRTALTGPDIPQPYFRFGIHMAYWFIPRIASDTSIRDTYQAPGGRMIMRRSHNETETQVYFFMQSSSEEASRIHRATLEHQKKFWAERFQDAGWQVPRFIEGMQTASFFYSQEVVQVRTDQWSKGRTVLVGDAAHCASPYSGMGVSGSLVGAYVLAGEINKNPGNLGAAFANYDRVLRPFVDKIQDVNPRLLRLGMPRTQLGIKLFQGVTALATALHIPGLVASLASEDRGGGWRLPSYPNTDVSYSST
- a CDS encoding PRC-barrel domain-containing protein, which encodes MTNTTGNKAQFGNKTLGAIIAAALLTSTAIAPAFAQTSTTTPATPAAPTTEAQPNGMAPAPKTDRSGMGDAAFLTQQSKDQVSANDYIGKSIYNADNESIGDVNDLILQENGGIVAAVVGVGGFLGIGEKNVALPIDKVTMARDAKSNEVRLTTTETADALKAAPEFKALRDMKDGTDSMTTSSTTSATPATSAPSTTPSTNGDDTNSSTAAPKQ
- a CDS encoding NADH:flavin oxidoreductase; translated protein: MSNSNDPLLQPFNLKHLRLKNRIMSTAHEPAYSEDGMPKDRYRLYHLEKAKGGIAMTMTAGSASVSVDSPPAFGNLLAYKDEIVPWLKKLADDCHEHGTAVMIQLTHLGRRTNWNKGNWLPVLAPSPIREPAHRAFPKEMEDWDIERVVKDYADAAARMQEAGLDGIEIEAYGHLMDQFWSPATNRRDDEFGGSLDNRLRFSDRVLTAVRKAVGENFIVGIRMVADEDWDRGLSREEGIEIARRLVASGNVDFLNVIRGHIDHDASLNDVIPIQGMRASPHLDFAGEVRAATKFPVFHAARIADVATARHAIAEGKLDMVGMTRAHIADPHIVRKIMAGAEARIRPCVGATYCLDRIYEGGEALCIHNAATGREALIAHEIAPAAAVRKAVVVGAGPAGLEAARVLAERGHKVTVLEATGEAGGQVNLLVRNPRRKEMIGIVDWRLAELERLGVEIRYDVYAEEGDVLSLEPDLVIVATGGFAQVPELDEGEDLITSSWDILAGTAKPQGPVLLFDDNGGHPGMSAAEVIATSGATLELVSPERFFAPEMGGMNHVPYAKTFAENEVTVTINTRLKAVRRNGNSLTAVLGSDYSPVTVERQVGQVVVEHGTAANADLFFALKPLSRNLGAVDYAALIARSEPLPQKQPEAGFDLLRIGDAVSSRNIHAAIYDALRLCSLL
- a CDS encoding SMP-30/gluconolactonase/LRE family protein, encoding MASIHPFKGSVLSSTLCELGEGASFEAETNTLWWCNILGKEIYSLELSSGTQSAFSLPVMASVVARIDSGRQLIASDKGLFIRNRATGELTPHGEIEPGRDGNRSNDGRMHASGSLWIGTMGRTAADGAGAIYHVARGVVTKLFDTVSIPNSICFSPDAATAYFVDTRANKMMTVAVDPATGLPSGKPTLFIDGSADAGGIDGSICDADGHIWNARWGEAALDHYSADGSFIQRYQLPAKRTTCPAFIDNGRIAVTSAWEGLDEASRTADPMAGATFVLDVGAKAKYDPAYLP